Proteins encoded by one window of Phytohabitans houttuyneae:
- a CDS encoding NAD-dependent epimerase/dehydratase family protein, which produces MAKVLVTGSAGFIGGYVVEELLGRGHEVVGLDNFSKYGPVTHSYDDNPGYRFVEGDARDTALVTELAADCDHFIAGAAMIGGISYFHAYAYDLLATNERIMAASCDAAIAAHRDGRLQKVTYMSSSMVFESTETWPSKEGDERRVPPPLSSYGFQKLAVEYYARAAWEQYKLPYTIVRPFNCVGVGEGRALGEAEVLSGNVKLAMSHVVPDLVQKIVKGQDPLHILGEGNQVRHYTYGGDLAAGIVTAMEHPAALNEDFNLSTAESTTVLELAEVIWAKIKGPEVPFRYVSDDPFEYDVQKRVPDVTKAREVLGFEATTSLDEMLDEVVPWVTQAVHDGRL; this is translated from the coding sequence GTGGCTAAGGTCCTGGTTACCGGTTCGGCCGGGTTCATCGGCGGTTACGTGGTCGAGGAGCTGTTGGGCCGCGGCCACGAGGTCGTGGGGTTGGACAACTTCTCGAAGTATGGGCCGGTGACGCACAGCTACGATGACAATCCGGGTTACCGGTTTGTCGAGGGTGATGCGCGGGATACGGCTTTGGTGACGGAGTTGGCCGCGGATTGTGATCATTTCATCGCTGGTGCGGCGATGATTGGTGGGATTTCGTATTTCCACGCGTATGCGTATGACTTGTTGGCGACGAATGAGCGGATCATGGCGGCGTCGTGTGACGCGGCGATCGCGGCGCATCGGGATGGCCGGTTGCAGAAGGTGACGTACATGTCGTCGTCGATGGTGTTCGAGTCGACGGAGACGTGGCCGTCGAAGGAGGGTGACGAGCGGCGGGTGCCGCCGCCGTTGTCGTCGTATGGTTTTCAGAAGTTGGCGGTGGAGTATTACGCGCGGGCGGCGTGGGAGCAGTACAAGTTGCCGTACACGATCGTGCGTCCGTTCAACTGTGTGGGTGTGGGTGAGGGCCGTGCTTTGGGTGAGGCCGAGGTGCTGTCCGGGAATGTGAAGCTGGCGATGTCGCATGTGGTGCCGGACCTGGTGCAGAAGATTGTGAAGGGTCAGGATCCGTTGCACATTCTGGGTGAGGGTAACCAGGTGCGGCATTACACCTATGGTGGTGATCTGGCGGCGGGGATCGTGACGGCGATGGAGCACCCGGCGGCGTTGAACGAGGACTTCAACCTTTCGACGGCGGAGTCGACGACGGTGTTGGAGTTGGCTGAGGTGATCTGGGCGAAGATCAAGGGTCCGGAGGTGCCGTTCCGGTATGTGTCGGACGATCCGTTCGAGTACGACGTGCAGAAGCGGGTGCCGGACGTGACCAAGGCGCGTGAGGTCCTCGGGTTCGAGGCGACCACCAGCCTGGACGAGATGCTCGACGAGGTCGTCCCGTGGGTGACCCAAGCCGTACACGACGGTCGGTTGTGA
- a CDS encoding glycosyltransferase family 2 protein translates to MTITPRVSVVIPVYNEGESIVRCLDRILREVLLPAEVLVVHDMPEDTTVPYAQEVARTDPRVRTVLNTYGRGPANAIRFGIDSAVAPVAVVTMADGSDDPRQIDDLARLVDRGVVVAAASRYMPGGQQVGGPRFKRMMSRWAGRTLHWFARVGTRDATNSFKAYDTDFVRTVGIESRTGFEIGLELTAKANRLRLPVAEIPTIWLDRQLGESRFDLGRFMPSYLKWYFFAYGRRLTADQIVARRGPASPAPADPTMEKENSASG, encoded by the coding sequence ATGACGATCACTCCTCGTGTGTCGGTGGTCATCCCCGTCTACAACGAGGGGGAGTCGATCGTCCGCTGCCTCGACCGGATCCTGCGCGAGGTGCTGCTCCCGGCCGAGGTGCTCGTCGTGCACGACATGCCCGAGGACACCACCGTGCCGTACGCGCAGGAGGTCGCCCGCACCGACCCGCGCGTGCGCACCGTGCTGAACACGTACGGGCGGGGGCCGGCCAACGCGATCCGCTTCGGCATCGACTCCGCGGTGGCGCCCGTCGCCGTCGTCACGATGGCCGACGGCTCCGACGACCCGCGCCAGATCGACGACCTCGCGCGCCTTGTCGACCGCGGTGTCGTGGTGGCGGCCGCCTCGCGGTACATGCCGGGCGGGCAGCAGGTCGGCGGCCCCCGGTTCAAGCGGATGATGTCCCGCTGGGCCGGGCGGACGCTGCACTGGTTCGCCCGGGTGGGCACGCGGGACGCGACTAACAGCTTCAAGGCGTACGACACGGACTTCGTGCGCACGGTGGGCATCGAGTCGCGCACCGGCTTCGAGATCGGCCTGGAGCTGACGGCGAAGGCCAACCGGCTGCGCCTGCCCGTCGCCGAGATCCCCACGATCTGGCTCGACCGGCAGCTCGGCGAGTCCCGTTTCGACCTCGGGCGTTTTATGCCCTCGTACCTCAAGTGGTACTTCTTCGCGTACGGCCGCAGGCTGACGGCCGATCAGATCGTCGCGCGTCGCGGTCCGGCATCGCCGGCACCGGCCGACCCAACCATGGAAAAGGAGAACAGCGCTAGTGGCTAA
- a CDS encoding nucleotide sugar dehydrogenase: MTEAFTTDVCIVGGCGRVGLPLGIALASRGLTVTLYDINAAAVDTVNSGTLPFDEEGAASVLAEVVAAGRLRASTEPATVGAAENLVVVVGTPVDEHLNPDLGAVPRALERCAEHLRPGQLVVLRSTVYPGVTALTEKLLAGMGIAVDVAFCPERIAEGKAMTELFALPQIVAARTPQALSRAEKLFRHLTDQIVPLEPEEAELAKLFTNTWRYIKFATANQFWMMANDFGLDFARIRHAITFDYPRAADLPMPGFAAGPCLFKDTMQLAAFNRNNFVLGHSAMLINEGLPLYLVSRLEDSYDLSSMTVGILGMAFKGGSDDPRESLAYKLRKILSLKARETLCTDPHIKDERFVPLDEVLAKADLLVIACPHQEYTKLDTETPVVDMWGLTGQGVKV, translated from the coding sequence ATGACGGAGGCGTTCACCACCGACGTCTGCATTGTCGGTGGTTGTGGGCGGGTCGGCCTGCCCCTGGGTATCGCGCTCGCGTCGCGCGGCCTGACCGTAACTCTGTACGACATCAACGCGGCGGCCGTCGACACGGTCAACTCCGGCACGCTCCCCTTCGACGAGGAGGGTGCGGCCTCGGTGCTGGCCGAGGTCGTCGCGGCCGGGCGGCTGCGCGCCTCCACCGAGCCGGCCACGGTCGGCGCGGCCGAAAACCTCGTGGTCGTCGTGGGCACGCCGGTCGACGAGCACCTCAACCCCGATCTGGGCGCGGTGCCGCGGGCGCTGGAGCGGTGCGCCGAGCACCTGCGTCCCGGCCAGCTCGTCGTGCTCCGCTCGACGGTGTACCCGGGCGTGACAGCGCTGACCGAAAAGCTGCTCGCCGGCATGGGCATCGCGGTCGACGTCGCCTTCTGCCCGGAGCGGATCGCCGAGGGCAAGGCGATGACCGAGCTCTTCGCCCTCCCGCAGATCGTCGCCGCCCGCACGCCGCAGGCCCTGTCCCGCGCGGAAAAGCTCTTCCGCCACCTCACGGACCAGATCGTGCCGCTGGAGCCTGAAGAGGCGGAGTTGGCGAAGCTGTTCACGAATACGTGGCGGTACATCAAGTTTGCGACGGCTAACCAGTTCTGGATGATGGCGAACGATTTCGGGTTGGATTTCGCGCGGATCCGGCATGCGATCACGTTTGACTACCCGCGGGCGGCGGATTTGCCGATGCCGGGGTTTGCGGCGGGGCCGTGTTTGTTCAAGGACACGATGCAGTTGGCGGCGTTCAACCGCAACAACTTCGTGTTGGGTCATTCCGCGATGTTGATCAACGAGGGTCTGCCGCTGTATCTGGTGTCCCGTCTTGAGGACAGTTACGACCTGTCGTCGATGACGGTGGGGATTCTGGGGATGGCGTTCAAGGGTGGTAGTGACGACCCGCGCGAGTCGTTGGCGTACAAGCTGCGCAAGATCTTGTCGTTGAAGGCGCGCGAGACGTTGTGCACCGACCCGCACATCAAGGACGAGCGGTTCGTGCCGCTCGACGAGGTCCTCGCAAAGGCCGACCTGCTCGTCATCGCCTGCCCGCACCAGGAGTACACGAAGCTGGACACGGAGACGCCCGTGGTGGACATGTGGGGGCTGACCGGGCAGGGCGTGAAGGTATGA
- the pheT gene encoding phenylalanine--tRNA ligase subunit beta codes for MRIPLSWLREYVDLPAGVTAAQVEEALVNLGIEVDGVVDQRASVRGDLLVGRVVEVEELTGFKKPIRFCTVDVGREQPQEIVCGATNFAAGDLVAVILPGGVLPGGFEIGARKTYGRMSAGMIVSAREIGVSDEHAGIIVLPPDTPASPGADARPFVGLDDVIFELEITPDRGYAMSVRGIARELSHAFGVPFRDPGVGDAPGATAEPAYPVVVEDTVGCDRFAARAVRGIDPNAPSPEFMRRRLTTAGIRTLGLAVDITNYLMLELGQPMHAFDMARIRGPLVVRRATPGEKLTTLDGVARELDAEDMVICDATGPISLAAVMGGETSEVQPDTVDVLFEAAHWDPVMVSRTARRHKLFSEAAKRWERGVDPAVPLVALDRAVALLVEYGGGTTDGNVLDIDHVVPPRSLSIDPTLPGRRAGVPYTAARVVETLTAVGCGVSTVDGTLTVTPPTWRPDLTDPADLVEEVIRLDGYDKVPSVLPVAPPGNGLTAAQRRRRAVATALAEAGYVEVLSYPFVSAADVDGPAVRLANPLSDEEPFLRTSLLAPLLGTLRRNIGRGHRDAALYEMGIVFLPRPGAGSPPEMGVERRPTDEELTAADATVPHQPWHAAVVLAGEVEPAGWWGGGRAAGWADAIEAARVTIAAAGVADERVTVTAAERAPWHPGRCAAIAVDGVTVGYAGELHPSALAALELPRRTSAMELDLDALPEAGVAPAPRVSGFPPALIDVALVVDEAVPAADVQAALVAGAGDLLEAVRLFDVYTSAQLGEGRKSLAYKLTFRAPDRTLTVEEAVAARDAAVAEAATRFGAVLRGA; via the coding sequence GTGCGTATTCCACTTTCCTGGCTGCGCGAGTACGTCGACCTGCCGGCCGGCGTGACCGCCGCGCAAGTCGAGGAGGCCCTGGTCAACCTCGGCATCGAGGTGGACGGCGTCGTCGACCAGCGCGCGTCGGTGCGCGGCGACCTGCTCGTCGGCCGGGTCGTCGAGGTCGAGGAGCTGACCGGCTTCAAGAAGCCGATCCGCTTCTGCACGGTCGACGTCGGGCGGGAGCAGCCGCAGGAGATCGTCTGCGGCGCGACCAACTTCGCCGCCGGCGACCTGGTGGCCGTGATCCTGCCCGGCGGCGTGCTGCCCGGCGGGTTCGAGATCGGCGCCCGCAAGACGTACGGGCGAATGTCCGCCGGCATGATCGTCTCGGCCCGCGAGATCGGCGTGAGCGACGAGCACGCCGGCATCATCGTGCTGCCGCCGGACACGCCGGCCAGCCCGGGTGCGGACGCCAGGCCGTTCGTGGGGCTCGACGACGTGATCTTCGAGCTGGAGATCACGCCCGACCGCGGGTACGCGATGTCGGTGCGCGGCATCGCCCGGGAGCTGTCACACGCGTTCGGCGTGCCGTTCCGCGATCCGGGGGTCGGTGACGCGCCGGGCGCGACGGCCGAGCCGGCGTACCCGGTGGTCGTCGAGGACACGGTCGGCTGTGACAGGTTCGCGGCGCGGGCGGTGCGCGGCATCGATCCCAACGCCCCCTCGCCGGAGTTCATGCGGCGGCGGCTGACCACGGCGGGTATCCGCACGCTCGGCCTCGCCGTCGACATCACCAACTACCTGATGCTCGAGCTGGGCCAGCCCATGCACGCCTTCGACATGGCGCGCATCCGCGGCCCGCTGGTGGTGCGCCGGGCCACGCCGGGCGAGAAGCTGACCACATTGGACGGTGTCGCCCGCGAGCTCGACGCCGAAGACATGGTCATCTGCGATGCCACCGGCCCCATCTCGCTCGCCGCCGTCATGGGTGGCGAGACGAGCGAGGTGCAGCCGGACACCGTCGACGTGCTCTTCGAGGCGGCACACTGGGACCCGGTGATGGTCAGCCGCACCGCCCGCCGCCACAAGCTTTTCAGCGAGGCGGCAAAGCGGTGGGAGCGGGGCGTCGACCCGGCGGTGCCGCTCGTCGCGCTCGACCGGGCGGTCGCGCTGCTGGTCGAGTACGGCGGGGGCACCACCGACGGCAACGTGCTCGACATCGACCACGTGGTCCCGCCCCGCTCGCTCTCGATCGACCCGACGCTTCCCGGCCGGCGGGCCGGCGTGCCGTACACGGCCGCCCGTGTCGTCGAGACGCTGACCGCGGTCGGGTGTGGGGTGTCCACAGTGGACGGCACGTTGACCGTGACGCCGCCGACCTGGCGTCCCGACCTCACCGACCCGGCCGACCTCGTCGAAGAGGTGATCCGGCTCGACGGGTACGACAAGGTGCCCAGCGTCCTGCCGGTCGCACCGCCCGGCAACGGCCTCACTGCCGCGCAGCGCCGCCGCCGCGCGGTGGCCACCGCGCTCGCCGAGGCGGGGTACGTGGAGGTGCTGTCGTACCCGTTCGTCAGCGCCGCCGACGTCGACGGCCCGGCGGTGCGCCTCGCCAACCCGCTCTCCGACGAGGAGCCGTTCCTGCGCACCTCGTTGCTGGCCCCGCTGCTCGGCACGCTGCGGCGCAACATCGGCCGCGGCCACCGCGACGCCGCGCTGTACGAGATGGGCATCGTCTTCCTCCCGCGCCCCGGCGCGGGCAGCCCGCCGGAGATGGGCGTCGAGCGGCGCCCGACCGACGAGGAGCTCACGGCCGCCGACGCGACCGTGCCGCACCAGCCGTGGCACGCCGCGGTCGTGCTCGCCGGCGAGGTCGAGCCGGCCGGCTGGTGGGGCGGCGGGCGCGCGGCCGGCTGGGCCGACGCGATCGAGGCGGCCCGGGTCACCATCGCCGCGGCCGGCGTCGCGGACGAGCGGGTGACCGTCACCGCCGCCGAGCGGGCGCCGTGGCACCCCGGCCGCTGCGCGGCGATCGCCGTCGACGGCGTCACCGTCGGGTACGCGGGCGAGCTGCACCCGTCTGCCCTCGCCGCGCTTGAGCTGCCCCGCCGCACCAGCGCGATGGAGCTCGACCTCGACGCGTTGCCCGAGGCGGGTGTCGCGCCGGCGCCGCGGGTGTCGGGCTTCCCGCCCGCGCTCATCGACGTGGCGCTCGTGGTGGACGAGGCCGTGCCCGCCGCCGATGTGCAGGCCGCGCTGGTGGCCGGCGCCGGTGACCTGCTGGAGGCGGTGCGCCTCTTCGACGTCTACACGTCCGCGCAGCTGGGGGAGGGGCGCAAGTCGCTGGCGTACAAGCTGACCTTCCGCGCGCCCGACCGGACGCTCACCGTGGAGGAAGCGGTCGCTGCCCGTGACGCCGCGGTGGCCGAGGCCGCCACCCGATTTGGTGCCGTCCTGCGCGGCGCGTAA
- the pheS gene encoding phenylalanine--tRNA ligase subunit alpha translates to MTYRNDPYDPKQVALLDPDALAEAVAKAEQAFAEAADPDALAGLKHLHLGDRSPVSLARREIGALPPAAKAEAGKRVNQARAAIQAAFDARAEQLAASQAERILAEERVDVTLPWGRRPRGARHPLTTLMERIGDLFVGMGYEIAEGPELELEWANFDALNIPPDHPARGLMDTFHVTDPGLVLRTHTSPVQARTMLTRQPPIYVVVPGRVYRTDELDATHTPVFHQVEGLVVDEGITMAHLRGTLDHFARAMFGAEAKTRWRPHYFPFTEPSAEFDVWFPQHRDGPQWVEWGGCGMVNPRVLRACGIDPDRYSGFAFGMGIERTLMFRHGVSDMRDMVEGDVRFTRAFGMAV, encoded by the coding sequence GTGACGTACCGCAACGATCCGTACGACCCCAAGCAGGTCGCGCTCCTCGACCCGGACGCGCTGGCTGAGGCCGTCGCGAAGGCGGAGCAGGCGTTCGCCGAGGCCGCCGATCCCGACGCGCTCGCCGGGCTCAAGCACCTGCACCTCGGCGACCGGTCACCGGTCTCGCTGGCCCGCCGGGAGATCGGCGCGCTGCCGCCGGCCGCCAAGGCCGAGGCCGGCAAGCGGGTCAACCAGGCCCGCGCCGCGATCCAGGCCGCCTTCGACGCGCGCGCCGAGCAGCTGGCGGCCAGCCAGGCCGAGCGGATCCTCGCCGAGGAGCGGGTCGACGTCACGCTGCCGTGGGGCCGGCGCCCGCGCGGCGCCCGCCACCCGCTGACCACGCTGATGGAGCGGATCGGCGACCTCTTCGTCGGCATGGGGTACGAGATCGCCGAAGGCCCCGAGCTGGAGCTCGAGTGGGCCAACTTCGACGCGCTCAACATCCCGCCGGACCACCCCGCGCGCGGCCTGATGGACACGTTCCACGTGACGGACCCGGGTCTCGTGCTGCGCACCCACACCTCGCCCGTCCAGGCGCGCACGATGCTCACGCGGCAGCCCCCGATCTACGTGGTGGTGCCCGGCCGGGTGTACCGCACGGACGAGCTGGACGCCACCCACACGCCGGTCTTCCACCAGGTCGAGGGCCTCGTGGTCGACGAGGGCATCACGATGGCCCACCTGCGCGGCACGCTCGACCACTTCGCCCGCGCGATGTTCGGCGCGGAGGCGAAGACGCGGTGGCGGCCGCACTACTTCCCGTTCACCGAGCCGTCGGCGGAGTTCGACGTCTGGTTCCCGCAGCACCGTGACGGTCCACAGTGGGTGGAGTGGGGCGGCTGCGGCATGGTCAACCCGCGCGTGCTGCGCGCCTGCGGCATCGACCCGGACCGGTACTCGGGCTTCGCGTTCGGCATGGGCATCGAGCGGACGCTGATGTTCCGGCACGGCGTGAGCGACATGCGGGACATGGTCGAGGGCGACGTGCGGTTCACCCGCGCGTTCGGCATGGCGGTCTAG
- a CDS encoding TrmH family RNA methyltransferase, which produces MRTPRVVAARRLQRRRERDAAGLFLAEGPQAVREAAAAGVVQDIFGTSHGLTRFADLIAGARGSGARVSEVTDEALAALAETVQPQGLVAVCAQQPVPLRKALERGPRLTAVLAEIRDPGNAGTVLRTADAAGAGAVVFAGDAVDPYNGKCVRASAGSLFHVDVVRAPDPAAAVAAIRERGVRVLAATGYGDTDLDELADSGGLGVPTAWLFGSEAHGLPAELLALADARVRVPIYGGAESLNLAAAAAVCLYASARALRAPATEERSERGAGPTAQ; this is translated from the coding sequence GTGCGGACACCCCGGGTCGTTGCTGCCCGCCGCCTTCAGCGCCGCCGCGAGCGCGACGCCGCGGGGCTTTTCCTCGCCGAGGGACCGCAGGCCGTCCGCGAAGCCGCGGCCGCCGGCGTGGTCCAGGACATTTTTGGTACCAGCCATGGGCTGACCCGCTTCGCGGACCTGATCGCCGGCGCGCGCGGGAGCGGCGCCCGCGTCTCCGAGGTCACCGACGAGGCTCTCGCCGCGCTCGCCGAGACGGTGCAGCCACAAGGGCTGGTGGCGGTGTGCGCGCAGCAGCCGGTACCCCTGCGGAAGGCCTTGGAACGCGGACCCCGTCTCACCGCGGTGCTCGCGGAGATCCGCGATCCGGGCAACGCCGGCACCGTGCTCCGCACCGCGGACGCCGCCGGCGCGGGCGCGGTGGTCTTCGCCGGCGACGCGGTCGACCCCTACAACGGCAAGTGCGTGCGCGCCTCCGCCGGCAGCCTCTTCCACGTCGACGTGGTGCGGGCGCCCGACCCGGCGGCGGCCGTCGCGGCGATCCGCGAGCGGGGCGTGCGCGTGCTCGCCGCCACCGGCTACGGCGACACCGACCTCGACGAGCTGGCCGACAGTGGCGGGCTGGGCGTGCCGACCGCGTGGCTGTTCGGCTCCGAGGCGCACGGCCTGCCAGCGGAGCTGCTCGCGCTCGCGGACGCGCGGGTGCGGGTGCCGATCTACGGGGGCGCGGAGAGCCTCAATCTCGCGGCCGCCGCGGCGGTGTGCCTCTACGCCTCGGCGAGGGCGTTGAGAGCGCCGGCGACCGAGGAGCGGAGCGAGCGCGGGGCCGGGCCCACGGCTCAGTAG
- the rplT gene encoding 50S ribosomal protein L20 yields MARVKRAVNAQKKRRSLLEEASGYRGQRSRLYRKAKEQVLHSMQYAYRDRRDRKGDFRQLWITRINAGARANGLTYNRLIQGLRLAGVEVDRKILADLAVNDAPAFAALVEVARAAVAAEGTGGAQAA; encoded by the coding sequence ATGGCACGCGTCAAGCGGGCTGTGAACGCCCAGAAGAAGCGCCGTTCCCTGCTGGAAGAGGCCAGCGGTTACCGCGGCCAGCGCTCGCGGCTGTACCGCAAGGCCAAGGAGCAGGTGCTGCACTCGATGCAGTACGCCTACCGGGACCGTCGCGACCGCAAGGGCGACTTCCGGCAGCTGTGGATCACCCGGATCAACGCGGGGGCCCGCGCCAACGGCCTCACGTACAACCGGCTGATCCAGGGCCTGCGCCTGGCCGGCGTCGAGGTCGACCGCAAGATCCTGGCCGACCTCGCGGTCAACGACGCGCCGGCCTTCGCCGCGCTCGTCGAGGTCGCCCGCGCGGCGGTCGCTGCGGAGGGCACCGGCGGCGCTCAGGCCGCGTGA
- the rpmI gene encoding 50S ribosomal protein L35, with translation MPKMKSHSGAGKRIKVTGSGKLIKQQAGLRHNFEGKPSTRTRRLSGTVLVAKADVKRVKKLLGR, from the coding sequence ATGCCGAAGATGAAGAGCCACTCGGGTGCGGGCAAGCGGATCAAGGTGACCGGCAGCGGCAAGCTGATCAAGCAGCAGGCCGGTCTGCGCCACAACTTCGAGGGCAAGCCCTCCACCCGCACCCGCCGGCTGTCCGGCACGGTCCTGGTAGCCAAGGCTGACGTCAAGCGAGTCAAGAAGCTGCTGGGCCGCTGA
- the infC gene encoding translation initiation factor IF-3 → MNEQIRAREVRLVGPEGEQVGIVPLERALQLAADVDLDLVEVAPMARPPVCKLMDFGKFKYESALKAREARRNQQQTVIKEMKLRPKIDPHDYETKKGHVVRFLKAGDKVKVTIMFRGREQSRPELGYRLLRRLESEISDLGYVEAAPKQDGRNMIMVLAPHRATKAAATAAATAAKGPGRERDSGADAPPADDAGPAGQSGE, encoded by the coding sequence GTGAACGAGCAGATCCGGGCACGTGAGGTCCGACTGGTCGGCCCTGAGGGTGAGCAGGTGGGCATCGTCCCACTCGAGCGCGCCCTGCAGCTGGCCGCGGACGTCGACCTGGACCTGGTCGAGGTTGCGCCGATGGCGCGCCCGCCGGTGTGCAAGCTCATGGACTTCGGAAAGTTCAAGTACGAGAGCGCACTGAAGGCGCGCGAAGCGCGGCGTAACCAGCAGCAGACCGTCATCAAGGAGATGAAGCTCCGGCCGAAGATCGATCCACACGACTACGAGACCAAAAAGGGTCACGTCGTGCGGTTCCTGAAGGCGGGCGACAAGGTCAAGGTGACGATCATGTTCCGGGGTCGCGAGCAGAGCCGACCGGAGCTGGGTTACCGGCTCCTGCGGCGGCTCGAGTCCGAGATCTCGGACCTGGGGTACGTGGAGGCCGCGCCTAAGCAGGACGGCCGCAACATGATCATGGTTTTGGCTCCGCACCGGGCCACCAAGGCCGCCGCCACGGCGGCTGCCACGGCGGCCAAGGGACCGGGGCGGGAGCGCGATTCGGGTGCTGATGCACCACCGGCGGACGACGCCGGGCCCGCCGGACAGTCCGGCGAGTAG
- a CDS encoding class I SAM-dependent methyltransferase yields MATDPWASWLLHRRDGGSATVRARHRSDLAAFRDGVLDRAALRPDDVLLDVGCGTGLVGFGALERLGPDGRVVFCDVSAELLDECRRAAGDDGRCSFVNASAEELAGVPDASVDVVTTRSVLIYCARKADAFAEFFRVLRPGGRLSVFEPINAFQLRERPGEMFGLAASPVGDLLARVAARYGANAATAPMFDFDERDLLGWAVDAGFAAAELDYHAQLGVPAEPMPPWSTLKRTAPNPLSPTYEEAMAATLNAEERARLDAYLEELSAAGEPIRRTLAVAYLRAVVPGHVDGVGLPL; encoded by the coding sequence ATGGCGACCGACCCCTGGGCGAGCTGGCTGCTGCACCGGCGCGACGGCGGCAGCGCCACGGTACGCGCCCGCCACCGCTCCGACCTGGCGGCCTTCCGCGACGGCGTGCTCGACCGCGCCGCCCTGCGCCCGGACGACGTGCTCCTCGACGTGGGCTGCGGCACCGGCCTGGTGGGCTTCGGCGCGCTGGAGCGCCTCGGCCCGGACGGGCGGGTCGTCTTCTGCGACGTCTCCGCCGAGCTGCTCGACGAGTGCCGCCGCGCGGCCGGTGACGACGGGCGCTGCTCGTTCGTCAACGCGTCCGCCGAAGAACTCGCCGGGGTGCCGGACGCCTCGGTCGACGTGGTCACCACCCGCTCGGTGCTCATCTACTGCGCGCGCAAGGCGGACGCGTTCGCCGAGTTCTTCCGGGTGCTGCGGCCGGGCGGGCGGCTGTCCGTCTTCGAGCCGATCAACGCCTTCCAGCTCCGCGAGCGCCCGGGAGAGATGTTCGGCCTGGCCGCCTCGCCGGTCGGCGACCTGCTCGCCCGCGTCGCGGCCCGCTACGGCGCGAACGCGGCCACCGCCCCGATGTTCGACTTCGACGAACGCGACCTGCTCGGCTGGGCCGTGGACGCCGGCTTCGCCGCGGCGGAGCTCGACTACCACGCCCAGCTCGGCGTGCCGGCCGAGCCGATGCCGCCGTGGTCGACCCTCAAGCGGACGGCACCGAACCCGCTCTCCCCGACGTACGAGGAGGCGATGGCGGCGACGCTGAACGCGGAGGAGCGGGCACGCCTCGACGCGTACCTGGAGGAGCTGTCCGCCGCCGGCGAACCGATCCGCCGCACGCTCGCGGTCGCGTACCTACGTGCGGTCGTCCCCGGCCACGTCGACGGCGTCGGGCTGCCGCTGTGA
- a CDS encoding PH domain-containing protein, translating into MNSTVVRLRPQRARVVAWILAAAILVVFTLVATGLKGSTGDGYGTFQRGDQFAMVGLGVLFALGILLFTRLRVEADEKGIRVRNLVGGYDIPWDMVRAIRFNRGTPWASLELRDEDLLPMMALQAADKQYAVDGVRALRALLDASQRQPDAVDVAGDDRT; encoded by the coding sequence GTGAACAGCACTGTCGTACGTCTGCGGCCCCAGCGGGCCCGGGTCGTGGCCTGGATCCTCGCGGCCGCCATCCTGGTGGTCTTCACGCTGGTCGCCACCGGGCTCAAGGGCTCGACCGGCGATGGGTACGGCACGTTCCAGCGCGGCGACCAGTTCGCCATGGTGGGGCTCGGCGTGCTCTTCGCGCTCGGCATCCTGCTCTTCACGCGACTGCGCGTCGAGGCGGACGAAAAGGGCATCCGGGTGCGCAACCTCGTGGGTGGCTACGACATCCCGTGGGACATGGTGCGCGCGATCCGGTTCAACCGCGGCACCCCCTGGGCCAGCCTGGAGCTGCGTGACGAGGACCTGCTGCCGATGATGGCGCTGCAGGCCGCCGACAAGCAGTACGCGGTCGACGGCGTCCGCGCCCTCCGCGCGCTCCTCGACGCCTCACAGCGGCAGCCCGACGCCGTCGACGTGGCCGGGGACGACCGCACGTAG
- a CDS encoding Hsp20/alpha crystallin family protein produces the protein MSTLSLWTRRDPFAEFDALVRHAFGPAATRRGGFVPAAEIARDGDDAVVRVELPGLDVEKDVTVEVERGQLVVRGERRDERTEERDGRSLREVRYGTFRRSFALPQHVTADAVSASYDAGVLSVRVTGAYAGTAAKKIAVTSGTDAPAIEQA, from the coding sequence ATGAGCACTTTGTCGCTGTGGACCCGGCGTGACCCGTTCGCCGAGTTCGACGCGCTCGTGCGCCACGCTTTCGGGCCGGCGGCGACCCGGCGCGGCGGCTTCGTGCCGGCCGCCGAGATCGCGCGGGACGGCGACGACGCGGTGGTACGGGTGGAGCTGCCCGGCCTCGACGTCGAGAAGGACGTGACCGTCGAGGTCGAGCGTGGCCAGCTTGTCGTGCGCGGTGAGCGGCGCGACGAGCGGACCGAGGAGCGGGACGGCCGGAGCCTGCGTGAGGTGCGGTACGGCACGTTCCGCCGCTCCTTCGCGCTGCCCCAGCACGTGACCGCCGACGCGGTCAGCGCCTCGTACGACGCGGGCGTGCTGAGCGTGCGGGTGACCGGCGCGTACGCGGGTACCGCCGCCAAGAAGATCGCCGTGACGTCCGGCACCGACGCGCCCGCCATCGAGCAGGCGTAA